The following are encoded together in the Oncorhynchus nerka isolate Pitt River linkage group LG25, Oner_Uvic_2.0, whole genome shotgun sequence genome:
- the LOC115108958 gene encoding muscarinic acetylcholine receptor M2-like, producing the protein METLNLTNYSNLGSDNESSSLFSGSPYKTVEIVLIILVAGSLSLVTIIGNILVMLSIKVNRNLQTVNNYFLFSLACADLIIGLCSMNLYTVYIVIGHWPLGPVVCDLWLSIDYVVSNASVMNLLIISFDRYFCITKPLSYPVRRSTMMAGMMIAAAWVLSFVLWAPAILFWQFFAGGRTVPPGECYIQFFSNATVTFGTAIAAFYLPVAIMISLYWRISKASRSRVRRNSRKPSGNSLGEGPSQSQEDGCRAQPNDCTVTGEEEEEGGDGEKVEEGVQQQNDREPCRGEGPDRDSSTTTVSNLASSSNQKKEPGLSQKGSNGEAKSSQTRCCYQNQAKGCGPKLSCIRSNSRPEGETYKATHSNTDYTPATEKHSLVTRTLLKVTKTNSKQSPKRKTKKKKGPPSREKKVTRTIMAILVAFVATWTPYNVMVLINTFCSSCIPNSLWTIGYWLCYINSTVNPACYALCNTTFKNTFRQLLLCQYRNIRTMRS; encoded by the exons ATGGAGACGCTCAACCTCACCAACTACTCCAACCTCGGCTCAGACAATGAAAGCAGCAGTCTCTTCTCTGGGAGTCCCTATAAGACGGTAGAGATCGTCCTCATCATCCTGGTGGCCGGGTCACTCAGCCTCGTCACCATCATTGGCAACATCCTGGTTATGCTCTCCATAAAG GTCAATAGGAACCTCCAGACTGTCAACAACTATTTCCTGTTCAGCCTAGCCTGTGCTGACCTCATTATTGGCCTGTGCTCCATGAACCTCTACACTGTCTACATTGTGATTGGACACTGGCCCTTAGGCCCGGTCGTGTGCGACCTGTGGTTGTCCATTGATTACGTGGTCAGCAACGCCTCAGTTATGAACCTCCTCATCATTAGCTTTGACCGCTACTTCTGCATCACCAAGCCTCTCAGCTATCCGGTGCGCCGCAGCACCATGATGGCGGGGATGATGATTGCGGCGGCCTGGGTGCTGTCATTCGTACTATGGGCTCCTGCCATCTTGTTCTGGCAGTTCTTCGCGGGTGGGCGGACGGTGCCGCCTGGCGAGTGCTACATCCAGTTCTTCTCCAACGCAACGGTGACGTTTGGCACGGCCATCGCGGCCTTCTACCTGCCTGTGGCCATCATGATCAGTCTCTACTGGCGCATATCCAAGGCCAGTCGCAGCCGGGTACGGAGGAACAGCAGGAAACCTTCAGGGAATAGCCTGGGAGAAGGCCCATCGCAGAGCCAGGAGGATGGGTGCAGGGCCCAGCCCAATGACTGCACTgtgactggggaggaggaggaggagggtggggatGGAGAGAAGGTCGAGGAGGGGGTCCAGCAGCAGAATGACAGGGAGCCCTGCAGAGGGGAAGGGCCAGACAGAGATAGCTCTACCACAACAGTCAGCAACCTTGCCTCATCATCCAATCAAAAGAAAGAGCCTGGCCTATCACAGAAGGGGTCAAACGGTGAGGCCAAATCCAGCCAGACGCGGTGTTGCTATCAGAACCAGGCCAAAGGCTGTGGGCCCAAACTCTCCTGTATCAGAAGCAACTCCCGGCCTGAGGGAGAGACATACAAAGCCACGCACAGCAACACAGATTACACCCCTGCAACAGAGAAACATAGCCTGGTGACACGGACGCTGTTAAAg GTGACAAAGACGAACTCCAAGCAGAGCCCCAAGAGGAAGACGAAGAAGAAAAAGGGCCCTCCGTCCCGGGAGAAGAAGGTGACGCGCACCATCATGGCCATTCTGGTGGCGTTCGTGGCCACGTGGACACCTTACAATGTGATGGTGCTCATCAACACCTTCTGCTCCAGCTGCATCCCCAACTCGCTGTGGACCATTGGCTACTGGCTGTGCTACATCAACAGTACCGTCAACCCGGCCTGCTACGCCCTGTGCAACACCACCTTCAAGAACACCTTCAGACAGCTGCTGCTCTGCCAGTACAGGAACATACGCACGATGAGGTCATGA